A single window of Maylandia zebra isolate NMK-2024a linkage group LG2, Mzebra_GT3a, whole genome shotgun sequence DNA harbors:
- the LOC112433188 gene encoding phospholipase D1-like isoform X1 has translation MCQSPVNQTVCGSVHVTVLFSISSLVSLSFCSVHQDDPQRLHRSSIDVLDPISDQFYEEAWMFTSARYTSIYQKVFHCRPSSDAGGLPGQCWPTQRGPGSEELKKILAFLVSFLFSSYPNKTFLHLLAPKRLWCPWRSGPEACAHHVDRKHSDTILEMLTVTSEANWTTQLQQE, from the exons ATGTGTCAATCACCTGTGAATCAAACTGTGTGTGGCTCAGTTCATGTCACAGTGTTGTTTAGTATATCTTCACTTGTCTCACTCTCCTTCTGTTCTGTCCATCAGGACGATCCTCAGCGCTTACACAGATCCTCCATCGATGTTTTGGATCCAATCAGTGATCAGTTCTACGAGGAGGCCTGGATGTTCACCAGCGCTCGCTACACCTCCATCTACCAGAAG GTTTTCCACTGTCGGCCATCCAGCGATGCTGGAGGGCTACCTGGCCAATGCTGGCCTACACAAAGAGGTCCCGGCtcggaggagctgaagaagatccttgCCTTCCTCGTCAGTTTCCTCTTCAGTTCCTATCCCAACAAAACCTTCTTGCACCTATTAGCTCCAAAGAGGCTATGGTGCCCGTGGAGGTCTGGACCTGAGGCCTGTGCTCATCACGTGGATAGAAAACACTCTGACACCATTCTGGAG ATGTTGACTGTGACCTCAGAGGCCAACTGGaccacacagctgcagcaggagtga
- the LOC112433188 gene encoding phospholipase D1-like isoform X2, translating into MSSTQKDDPQRLHRSSIDVLDPISDQFYEEAWMFTSARYTSIYQKVFHCRPSSDAGGLPGQCWPTQRGPGSEELKKILAFLVSFLFSSYPNKTFLHLLAPKRLWCPWRSGPEACAHHVDRKHSDTILEMLTVTSEANWTTQLQQE; encoded by the exons atgagctcaacacagaag GACGATCCTCAGCGCTTACACAGATCCTCCATCGATGTTTTGGATCCAATCAGTGATCAGTTCTACGAGGAGGCCTGGATGTTCACCAGCGCTCGCTACACCTCCATCTACCAGAAG GTTTTCCACTGTCGGCCATCCAGCGATGCTGGAGGGCTACCTGGCCAATGCTGGCCTACACAAAGAGGTCCCGGCtcggaggagctgaagaagatccttgCCTTCCTCGTCAGTTTCCTCTTCAGTTCCTATCCCAACAAAACCTTCTTGCACCTATTAGCTCCAAAGAGGCTATGGTGCCCGTGGAGGTCTGGACCTGAGGCCTGTGCTCATCACGTGGATAGAAAACACTCTGACACCATTCTGGAG ATGTTGACTGTGACCTCAGAGGCCAACTGGaccacacagctgcagcaggagtga